One stretch of Chiloscyllium plagiosum isolate BGI_BamShark_2017 chromosome 17, ASM401019v2, whole genome shotgun sequence DNA includes these proteins:
- the meak7 gene encoding MTOR-associated protein MEAK7 — MGNGESHGLNRICRCPFSAEERIILDKIFGSMSGSTRSAKGGKATQKQVTLAMLKAYVHPAVLGPMTIRLYNAMRSVDPIKRTEGLSNAISKKQFVLFLSYAMRGTAEEKAFIIQRMISHDADGDIKGREIKEFTKNMIIAVIQLLQVEDMLRGWSLEKTSDPSIGTLRLTNILISQLKSKDGQHLVADDLQNEECGQHELKDWMYTVSLISTFLHIFVAMGLRITNSESQGEVFSTKHLLPKCVGIKYTGVFTVFDIPSIMFLNAYLPSEHQHKWQLLFSSQFHGASFTRFCSLTLHKGPTLLIVKDSDNYVFGGYASHSWDARPQFQGDNKCFLFTLNPRLGIYTCTGYNDHYMYLNHGQQTMPNGLGMGGQLYYFGLWIDSNYGEGHSKAKPKCTTYNSPQLSAQEHFVIDTLEVWSVGNPPDDQLSQPKSVLDSEPEAQALLHMIGKIRMSDGLRDPSEDDGEE; from the exons ATGGGAAATGGAGAGAGTCATGGTTTGAACAGAATCTGCCGATGCCCATTTTCTGCTGAAGAACGCATTATTCTGGATAAGATTTTTGGCTCGATGTCTGGCTCAACGCGCAGTGCAAAAGGTGGAAAAGCTACTCAGAAGCAAGTTACTCTGGCCATGTTAAAG GCTTACGTGCATCCAGCTGTGCTGGGCCCCATGACAATCCGACTCTACAATGCAATGAGAAGCGTAGACCCAATTAAAAGAACAGAAGGCCTCAGTAATGCTATAAGCAAGAAACAGTTTGTCTTATTTCTTTCTTATGCCATGCGAGGCACAGCTGAAGAAAAAGCTTTTATAATTCAGAGAATGATTTCCCACGATGCTGATGGTGATATAAAAGGAAGGGAAATAAAAGAG TTCACAAAGAATATGATTATAGCAGTGATTCAATTGCTGCAAGTTGAAGACATGCTTCGAGGTTGGTCTTTGGAGAAAACCTCAGATCCTTCTATAGGCACATTACGTCTGACGAATATTCTGATATCTCAGTTGAAGTCTAAAG ATGGACAACATCTGGTGGCAGATGATTTGCAGAATGAAGAATGTGGACAGCATGAACTGAAGGACTGGATGTACACAGTCTCTCTCATTTCTACTTTTCTCCATATATTTGTAGCAATGGGCCTTCGTATTACAAATTCAGAGTCCCAAGGTGAAGTCTTTAGCACAAAACATCTGCTGCCAAAGTGTGTAGGTATAAAATATACTGGGGTGTTTACTGTATTTGACATTCCATCAATCATGTTCCTCAACGCCTACCTACCTTCAGAACATCAACACAAATGGCAGCTACTGTTCTCCTCTCAGTTCCATGGAGCAAGTTTCACTCGCTTTTGCAGTCTGACTCTACACAAAGGACCGACATTATTGATTGTAAAGGATTCGGATAATTACGTCTTTGGTGGGTATGCTTCCCACAGCTGGGATGCAAGACCACAGTTCCAAG GGGACAATAAATGTTTTTTGTTTACACTGAATCCACGATTAGGTATCTATACTTGTACAGGTTACAATGACCATTATATGTATCTAAATCATGGCCAACAGACAATGCCAAATGGACTG GGTATGGGAGGGCAGCTTTATTACTTTGGATTGTGGATTGATAGCAATTATGGCGAAGGACACAGCAAAGCAAAACCCAAGTGTACAACTTACAATAGTCCACAGTTGTCTGCCCAAGAACATTTCGTGATTGACACTTTGGAGGTATGGAGTGTTGGGAATCCACCTGATGATCAACTG